A DNA window from Sphingomonas profundi contains the following coding sequences:
- a CDS encoding 3-oxoacid CoA-transferase subunit B → MPMDRNQMAARAARELRDGFYVNLGIGIPTLVANHIAPGIDVTLQSENGMLGIGPFPTEAEVDADLINAGKQTVTEVPRTAFFSSADSFAMIRGGHMNLSVLGAMEVAENGDIANWMIPGKMVKGMGGAMDLVAGCKRIIVIMDHVSKDGSSKFRKACTLPLTGAGVVDLLITDLAVFERTDRTGPFRLIELADGVTADEVRAKTEADYVEALAG, encoded by the coding sequence GGACCGCAACCAGATGGCCGCCCGCGCCGCGCGCGAACTGCGCGACGGCTTCTACGTCAATCTCGGCATCGGCATCCCGACGCTGGTCGCCAACCACATCGCACCCGGCATCGACGTGACCCTGCAGAGCGAGAACGGCATGCTCGGCATCGGCCCGTTCCCCACCGAGGCGGAGGTGGACGCGGACCTGATCAACGCCGGCAAGCAGACCGTGACGGAGGTGCCGCGCACCGCCTTCTTCTCCTCCGCCGACAGCTTCGCGATGATTCGCGGCGGGCACATGAACCTCTCCGTGCTGGGCGCGATGGAAGTGGCCGAGAATGGCGACATCGCGAACTGGATGATACCCGGCAAGATGGTGAAGGGGATGGGCGGGGCGATGGACCTGGTGGCCGGGTGCAAGCGCATCATCGTCATCATGGATCATGTCTCCAAGGACGGATCGTCCAAGTTCCGCAAGGCCTGCACCCTGCCGCTGACCGGGGCTGGCGTCGTCGACCTGCTGATCACCGATCTGGCCGTGTTCGAGCGGACCGACCGGACCGGCCCGTTCCGCCTGATCGAGCTCGCCGACGGCGTCACCGCCGACGAGGTGCGGGCGAAGACCGAAGCCGACTATGT